The genomic segment ATTGCCAGATGATTCAAAAGTATTAAATAACAATGGCCATAgcttaatggaattttttttactgttttatcaTTAAAAGTGATAGCTGTTTATTTCAGATATAAAATTTTTATCAATTAAGAAAGGATCCTATTTGTAGTTGGGGTTgcaatttattaaaaatgtgtgTCTTAAATGAAGTCATATAATTGTAAGATAATTGTTTAGCTGTAATTATTTGACCTGTTGATATGATGTTAATACATTTCATTAAAGTAGTATTGTAATCTTAGGAGCATTACTTCATGTGAAAGACTCTTTTAGTATCTTGTTGAATACTTTTTAAGAACTATGGTTTTTTTCTTACTTGAAGTATTTTGCATTCTGtgtagaaatttagaaaatacagttaAATGCAAAAATACAAGGAGTTTATAAAAATGTATCCATAGTCTCATCATTTGAAAACAGCCACTCTTCCCAGGATTTGGTGTATATCCTTCCATTGACACTGTCTAAGGCTGATGCTTTTATAGGAATAGCTATTGCCCAACTTTCTTGTGTATATGATTAAAATTCTGATTAGATTTTCCAactctttgtttttgtctgtgtATTTCCCCACTACAAGGTCATAAAGATACACTGTTGCATATTctgctaaatatttaaaattttgcctCTCACATTTAAGCCTTTAAGTTATCTGAAGTTTATGTTTATACATAGGGATTAGTTTTAAGGTTTTTTAGTTATGGATAATCAGATGTCCCCAGACCACTAATCTCGGCAACTCTATCATATATTAGCTTTGTGCATATTTTACATtagattttaatataaaattaataggaGATAATGTGTAAGAAAtacttttcttctatttcccATCTTTAACTTGGTTTTTATTTAGTTATCCTAAATAAATATTCTTCCTAATCCCAAGGTAAGTACAgcaacctttttatttttaaaagcagttattCTTGTGAAAAATGTATTTGCGTCCGTAGTTACAAAATTAAGTTTGATGTAATTTGAAGTCATTAACAACCTTTTGGTTTTCTGCTTTTATGTTTTAGATATGCATCTCTTACTTTTACAAAAAACAGCGATGCAAAGATAGCTGTGAAAGAAATGAATGGgatagaaataaatggaaagtcaGTAAATGTACGGCCTGTTAAAATTCTTGGAGAATATACGTCACCACTTTCCTCCAAAAATGGGAATAGAATTAGTTCGAATAATTTAGAGAAAAGCACCAACAAAGAAATCCACTCAGCCTTCTCCATTTCTAGATTGCCCAGAACTAGACCACGGCAGCTGGGATCTGAGCAAGACAGTGAGGTTTTCCCTTCCAACCAGGTTAGTGTTTTTGATAGATCCCTTAGATGGTCTTTGTATGTCATATTGCTGTAAGTAGCTTTGTAGAATAAATAACTTCAATATGCAGTCTTGAAATGGGAATGACAGCattaatctgaattttttttaaccttgaatCCACCCTAACCTGGTTTTGTACAACTCCAGTTGTTCCTGGGGGGAAATCTAGATCTTTGTAGACCGAGCTAACGAAAAACTCATTTTAACTAGGCTCTTTGCCAATCCTTCACCGTCTTTTTATTACTACTCTATAAGTAACTAATTATAATTTcatcttgatttttctttcacaGCTAACCTTATCTCATAATTGTTAAAACCATAAAGTGTAGTcactttattttcatatattctcATGTCTCTGTTACTGAGGTAAACACCCTGTGAAAAGTGGTAAAGTTTGCCTCGTTCAGTCTTTTCTCTCCACTGCTCAGCAAATTGCCTGGAATCCCATAGGTGTtccatatgttttttttttttttttaatttacatacagtaaaattcaatACTTTTTGGTGCCTGTAGCTTTAGACAAATGCATATAGGCAAATCAGCACCACCATAATCAAGATTCAGAACAGTTCCATCGTTCCAAAAAATTACCTGGTGCTCTGATCTGTTTCTTATTCTTAAAACTTGACCTTTTTcaaacattatataaatgaaattatactatATAGCCCTGTtagcctggcttctttcactgaatgCATTTGAGATTGATCCATGTTGTTGTGTATGTTGGCATTTTATTCCTGCTCATGTTGTGtccatttttattcagtttattttattacTGAATTTTGGTGTTTTAATATTCTGATTTTGAGTCCTTTACCAGATAGGcgatttgcaaataatttttctcaCTTTGTGCCTTGTCTTTTCATTCCGTTAACAGTGTCTTTCTCAGAATAGGGATATTTTAGTATTTATGaagtataatttattaatttttttatttataatgtatGCTTTTAGTGTTGTAGCTAAGAAATCTTAGCAtaatccaaggtcacagagattttcagttaatttttatatattgtttctaGTATTTGTTGAGGTCGTTATTGCTTATttgcatttgtttctgttttgcatATGGAAtagttccagcatcatttgttgaaaagatgatCCTATTTCTGTTGAATTACCTTTGCGCCTtggtcaaaaatcaattgaccatgtTTGTGTGAGTCTATTTCTAGACTGGAACTGTTTTGTTGAACTGTTTTGTCTCTTTCCACCCGTAGTACACTGCCTTCATTACTGTAGCCtcatagtaagttttgaaatcaggtagaaTGAGTcctctaactttattctttttcagagTTATTGTGGCTATTTAGTCTCTTCGCCTTGCTGTATACTTTTATAATTCAcctatctacaaaaaaaaaaaaaaaatcctacttgGATTTTTGCTGGGATTATTTTGAATCCATAGATCAGCACAAGAAtcaatacttgttgaataaatgaatataattttttcccTTAATAAGAGAAAGGGATCTCTTCTAACTGTGTCCTTTATCCAGTCCTTTCCTCATTCCTGGAGTTACCACATTCCTTTTCTATACCATTAGCAACtccacttccactcacagacctTAGCCTCTACTCAAAGTCAGGCACAGCCCTTCCTAATCCTGACAGGATTTTCACTTGACTTTGCATTCCTCTAACAAATAAGCATTCATCCTTATTTGtcctgtggttttttttgttttgttttggggagttttttggttttgtttttttgttttgttttgttttgtttgtttgagacagagtctcactctgtcgcccaggctggagtgcagtggcgcaatctcagttcactgcaacctctgcctcctgggttcaagcaattctccttcctctgcctcctgagtagctgggattataggaacctactaccttgcctggctaatttttttgtgtttttagtacagatttggtttcaccatgttggccaggctcatcttgaattcctgacctcaagtcatctgctcgcctcagcctcccaaaatgctgggattactggcctgagccaccacacccagcctgtcctATGTTTTTATTGCCAAAGTTCTCAATCAAGTAGGTTATATTCaatgtctgtttcttttcttctctgttgtcCTGATAATCTGACTTCAGTCTCTAAAATTTTACCTAAACGGCCCTTTTCATAAGGCACTAGTGACCTTTTATTTGTCTTTCCCTCATCTGCCTTCCTCTTGACTACTTTGCCTGTTTGACACTGTTCATCCCTTTCTTGAAACTTTTCCTTTCATCTCAGTGACCCTTCATGTGTGGGATTGATTTACTTGGTACATAGCCTCAATCtacagcaggaaggaaggaaacaaagtgCAGCGAAGCTGCGTGGGGCCCTGAGCTGTAGGTGTGGGATCTGTGGCTCTCGCTTTCCTCCTTGTGTAGCACATGTGGTCTCCTGCCTCTGCTCTCCGTGTGCTTATTCCCCTTATTCCCCtttctctacacactgcttttcTCTGCTCATGACTGCTTTCTTCCCCCATTTGGCTTTGTTTTGCTTGATTCTAACTCTATATGTTCAATTCAAGTCCCTGTGATCTGATTAATTCATTTGCTTCATGTTctaatttcagtcttttttttttttttttttttttcctgagacagggtctcactctgtcaccaggctggggtgcagtggcacaaccacagctcactgtagcctcaaagtcctgggctcaagcaatcctcccacctcagcttcccaagtagctgggactgcaggtgtgtcatcatgtccagctaatttttgtatttttctgtagagaccaggtcgtgctatgttgcccaggctggtcccaaactcccgtcctcaagtgatccttccaccttggcctcccaaagtgctgggattgcaggcgtgagccaccacaccctgctaattccACATGCTTTAGACAGGAAATTGAATTGATCCAGGCTGTGATTTTGATGTTCATTAGCTCAGGCAGCAACACTCTTGATCCTGTCAGCTGTGGCAGTGGGCCATGGGGTTGGGAGAGGGATGTTATAAAGAGGGCCATACGGGCTATTGGTAGGAGTATGTGGATCAGGAAGTTCCTGTAACCATCTTTGTTAAACTATACTCCaagttctctttcctttctggcaATTTCTTGTTCCATTGTTCTTTTTCTGATActccacatttatttattctattcattcatttagaaaatattgatTATCTACAATGAGAAGCAGAATCATAGTGATTAATAAACACTCTTAGATTCAtaacctggctctgccacttactcacCATGTGACTCTGGAAAAGTAACCTAACCTTTCCATTTCTGAGCTTCCTTAtcgtaaaatggagataacagcCATTACCTCACAAATGTTGATGAGTTTAAATGAGCTTACCACAGAAAAATTTTTAGAACAGTGCCTACCTTGGTAGATGTACCCAGAAAACATTAGCTGTTGTTGTTATTACTTAccaataatttgacttctttcttagAGAGCATATTCTTTCTTGGAGAGCACTCACTTCAACTGTCACTTAAACTATTGTATcccaaactttttatttattaaacaaatagtTATTACATACCAACTGTGTacactattctaggcactgggaaagcaacaatgaacaaaacagacaaaaatctgtGCTCTTAAGGAGCTTAAATCTAGTGAGGGAGTTGAGGCAATAAACAAGCAAGTGAAAGATATAACGTTCTGATGTAAAAGGTCCAGTATATTATGTCTCTTGCCCTGACTTCATCGAGGCTTTAAAGTCTGAATCCTTCCTTTGTTGAACTCTTATGGTATTTACAGTGGTTTTCTACAATTTATAGCCTACTTGCATTGTTAACAGTAACTAATTGGTCATTTCAATTTTGTCTCTTCGCAAATGGAGAGGGCTCTGTTTTATATCACTATAGTTTTTCCCACGCAGCATATACTGCACTTCTGGGCATACAGTTTGTATTCATCACATACGGCATATAGTAAATATGATGTAAAATATCTCTAATTACTGTGTAGCCTTTTTTAGGTTGGTTAAGAGAATTAAGCCTTAATGCCCTAAGCCTAAAACgtttatttaatgaatgaatctCTCTCCTGTGCATCTAAAATGAAACTAGTTATATCCTATCTTTGGGAGAATTGAGAAAGTAGTTACATCATTTTCTGTGTTCTATGGTTTAGATGAGAAATCTGGTTGAGAAAGGCTTATTTAGACATAACCTCGTATActttatcagaaagaaaaaatgttgggTGTGTTTTGTAGTATATGGCCCTGAAACATAGCCCAAGTAAATGCAATTGATACAAATAATCCCAAGTTAAAGTAAACTTTTaaggagtttttattttattattttaattttcaaatatattattattgaatAAGCTGTATTGTCTTTATGTAATGGTCCTTACtgattttaagaaaactttttaaatgcttatttaggGTGTCAAGAAGAATTGTAAGCAGATTGAATCTGCTAAATTATTACCTGATACACCTGTTCAATTCATACCTCCAAATACATTGAACCTTCGTAGCTTTACCAAGATCATAAAGAAACTGGCTGAACTGCATCCAGAAGTCAGCAGGTAATaaccaaaattatattttaactgGTTTAAAACTTTTGTGTAAAAATACAGTTCAAGTTAATAACTTAGATATATTCAGAATGTGTTCCTTtggaaaagacaaataaatactcATGTATGTTTTCCTTTTGCATAGAGACCATATTATAAATGCGCTTCAGGAAGTGAGAATAAGACATAAAGGTTTTCTGAATGGCTTATCTATTAATACTATCGTGGAGATGACTTCATCTCTTCTGAAAAACTCTGCTTCCAGTTAGGAattcaaaaaacaataaagaggTAAAGCAACCATattctttcatatttgaatattACTTAAAATCTATAAGctattgatttcattttatttttacataaaaaaattaaatttaaaataataatataatcacAAAATAACATGAAGTTTTAAAACAAGCATACTGTAATTAACTACTAATGCAAAACTAATTACCCTAAAATTGACTGGCTTAAACAACACTCATAAACTCACATTTTGCAGATCAGGATTCAGGGGTGACTTAGTCAGGTGGTTTTAGCTCAGGGTTTTTCATGTTGCAGTCAAGATGTTGGCCTGGACTGTAGTCATTCAGAGGCTTCACTGAGACCAGAGGATCTGCTTCTCAGGAGGCTCATTCACATGTCTGTTGGCaagaggcctcagttcctcaccacACAGGCCCTTCCATAAGGCTCTTCAACTGTCTTTGCatcatggcagctggcttcccctaagcaagagagagagagcaagatggAAGCTGCATTGTCTTGTATTATCTACCCTCAGTAGTCGCAGATACTGCAGTTTTTACATATcaaaggtttgtggcaaccctgcatcaagcaagtctatcagcaccattttccAACAATGTGTACCCactttgtgtcacattttggtaattcatACAACATTTCAAACTCTTTTATGACGCCTGTTATGGTGattgtgatcagtgatctttggttagtattgtaattatttttgggCACTTTGAACTGCACCCATATAAAACAGCAActtttataaatgtgtgtgttctgatcACTCTATTCATTGGCTGTTTCcccatctctttccctctctttggTCCTCCCTATTCCTTGAGACACAATACTGAAATTAGGCCAACTGATAACCCTACAATGACCTGTTAGTATTCcagtgaaagaaagagtcacaTGCTCACTTTAAATcgaaagctagaaatgattaagcttagtgaggaaggcatgtcaaaagccaagacaggctgaaAACTAGGCCTTTTGTACCAGTTAGCCACGTGGTTCATTGTTGTGAAGCCAATGAGGAAAAGTTCTTGATGGAGATTACAAATGCTACTCCAGTGGACACAAGAATGATAACAAAGTGAAACAACCTtattgccaatatggtgaaaatttTAGTAGTCTATATAGAAGATCATAGCAGCCACAACGTtgccttaagccaaagcctaatcagAGCAAGGACCTCTTTTCCATTATTTGAAGGTgatgagagaggagaggaagctgaggaaggaaagTGTGAAGCTAACAGAAGGTTAGGTTagttcatgaggtttaaagaaataagccatctattttttttttttcctgagattttggtgcacccatcacccaagcccTGAGCAGTGTATACTATACCCAACGTGTAGTCTTCTATCCTTCACCTCACTCCCACCCTTTCTTccagtccccaaagtccaatgtatcattctaAGAAGTCGTCTTTGTAACAAAAGTACAATgtgaagcagcaaatgctgatggagaagctgtaGCAAGATGCCCAGAAGATCTAGGTTAGATAATTGATGACGGTAGCCACACTAAACagcagattttcagtgtagaagaAACAGCCATCTACTGAAAGTAGATGCCATCTGGGAGTTTCACAGCTTGAGAGGAAAAGTCAATTCCTAGTTTCAAAGGACAGGCAggctctcttgttaggggctaatgcagctgttGACTTTAAGTTCAAGCtgatgctcatttaccattctgaaaatctaAGGGCCCTTAGGAATTAACACTAAATCTACTATGCCTCCACTCTAtgaatggaacaacaaagcctggatgacaacacatctgtttatagcatggaggttttttgggttttgttctttttttagagagagggtcttgcagtcacccaggctggagtgcagtgacacaatcatagctcactgcaaccctaaactcctggactcaaaagatcctcctgcctcagtctcctaagtgcTAGAACTACagtaggtgcacgccaccatgccctgctactttctttttaaatttcaacctttcggccgagcacagtggctcacacctgtaatcccagcacttcgggaggccgaggcagacggatcaagagatcgagaccatcctggccaacatggtgaaatcctgtctctactaaaaatacaaaaattagctcggcatggtggcgggcacctgtagtcccagctactcgggaggctgaggcaagagaatcacttgaacctgggaggcagagattgcagtgagctgagatcgcaccactgcactccagcctggcgacagagcaagactccatctcaaaaaaaaaaaaaattaaactctttgtagagacagggtctcacctatgttgcccaggctggtctcatattcctggccttaagcaattctcccacattagcctcccaaagtgctagggattacaggcatgacccactgagCCTAGCCTGTAGCATAGTTTActgaacccctggactcaagcagtcctcctgactcagcctccctcagtagctgggtttacaggcacataccaccatgccaggataatttttttttttttctagagatggggtcttaccatgttacccaggctggtttacTGAATCTTTTAAGCTCACCATTGAGACctactactcagaaaaaaaaagatttctttcaaaatattattgcttaTTGACAACGCACTTAGTCACCAagaactctgatggagatgtagAAGGAAATTAATGGGTTTTTTtaatgcctgctaacacaacatccattctgcagcccatggatcaaggagtaattttgactcaagtcttaaatatttaagaaatacatttcataaggttATAGCTGCCATAGCTGATTCCGTAATGGATCtggacaaagtaaattgaaaactttatGGAAAGgagtcaccattctagatgccattaaggaTATGTATTATTCATGAGAGGAcgtaaaaatatcaacattcacAAGAGTTTAGAAAAAGCTGAATCCAACTCATGGATGACTTtaaggggttcaagacttcagtggaggaagtatgCTGATGTGGTAGACATAGCAAGACAATTcaaattagaagtggagcctgaagatatgactgaattgctgcaacctcatgataaaatttgaatGGATGAGAAGTTCCTtattatggatgagcaaagaaagtactttctttttttattatttgttatttttgtagaaatgggatcttgttatttttcccaggctggtctcaaacttctggcctcaagcaattctcccactcagcctccgaaagtgctgggattacaggtgtaagccgctgtgcccagcccagaaaatGCTTTCTTGAGATGCAGTCTACTACTGGTGAatatgctgtgaacattgttgaaataacagCAAAGGATTTGGAATAGTACATAAACTTAGGTGATAAAGCAGTGGCAAAGTTTGAGGGGATTAAGTACCCATtcggtgtttaaaaaaaaagtttaaggaaattgactccaattttgaaagaagttctaatctgggtaaaatgctatcataCAGAATCTCAAGCTACAGAGAAATCTCTTGTGAATGAAAGAGTCAgttgatgcagcaaacttcatcgttgtcttattttaagaagttgCCACAGCCACTGCAGCCTTCAGCATGACATGAGtacatcagagaaaaactgcttGAAAAATTAAAGCCTAAAAGAACTATAAAGCAGCTGGAGGGACAAAGTTTACCTTAAGAGTGCAACAGTTAGATTCACAGCTGACTCCCACTCAACAGAAGTCACCAAATAATTATCCAAGCCCAAAGCTCTAGACCCAGGAAAAGAGccttcaaaaataaatgtaaaataactaattatcatgcaaattttaaaaactaagataatTTGTTACTTTAGAAGAAGCCCTACTCTAAAGAAAATACCAGAATGTTCTCTGggaaaaaagtgatt from the Macaca nemestrina isolate mMacNem1 chromosome 11, mMacNem.hap1, whole genome shotgun sequence genome contains:
- the LOC105473831 gene encoding RNA-binding protein 44 isoform X5; translation: MKKETHVVPFSFSEADAERDDQRTQDFDVSSNLKKTISQMSLSSDNSRATQNISPKKDDFKNGDINADFSQLKLDDKDCRHYQEMSEDWSDAKENLTGVDISGTQENQIEQDRWNLDLTLEMKNVEPSQRDKGYLIHVGGLCPSVSEADLRSHFQKYQVSEISIYDSSTNYRYASLTFTKNSDAKIAVKEMNGIEINGKSVNVRPVKILGEYTSPLSSKNGNRISSNNLEKSTNKEIHSAFSISRLPRTRPRQLGSEQDSEVFPSNQGVKKNCKQIESAKLLPDTPVQFIPPNTLNLRSFTKIIKKLAELHPEVSRDHIINALQEVRIRHKGFLNGLSINTIVEMTSSLLKNSASS